A window of Exiguobacterium sp. FSL W8-0210 genomic DNA:
TCGACATTCCCTGATGCGACGATTGCAAGCGCTCCTTTTGGTCCGATCCCTGTCACACCGAGCAACTTCGTGAACAAGGCACGCTCACGCCGGGAACGGAATCCGAATAAGACTTCTTGGTCCTCACGGACATAGTGATACGTATATACGATGATCTGTTCGTCTCCGGTCCGATAAAAAAACGGGTTCGGTGCTACGATCTTGTAGCCAATCCCGCCAACTTCTACCGTCACGAATTCCGCACAGACATAAGCGACTTCGCCGCGTACGAATTCTATCAATGTGGAACGCTCCCATCCTTAAACAAACTCTCGTGTTATTGTAGCATACATCTTCGTTTGGCTTCAAAGCGTTCTTCAGCAAAAATCAATACATACGTTCGCTCTCTCAATCAGAAGACAAAAAGCGTGATCGTTTGCACGACCACGCTCTCACTCTCTATTTTACGAACGCTCAAGCATCCGTTCGAGCGCCAACACGGCATGCCGCGTCGTCTCTGCGTCGACTTTAATGACGTTGACCGGCTCACCTGCTTCGACTTGTTCGAGCGCCCACGCTAAATGCGGCAAGTCAATCCGGTTCATCGTCAGACACGGGCACATGAACGGATTGAGCGACACGATGTCGAGATCCGGATAAGTCGTCGCGAGTCGATTGACGAGGTTCATCTCTGTTCCGATCGCCCACTTCGTTCCAGGAGCAGCCTGTTCGATTTGTTGAATGATGTACGCCGTTGATCCGTTGAGATCTGACGCTGCTACGACTTCATGCGAACATTCCGGGTGAACGAGAATCTTTCGCTCCGGATCCGTCTTACGGAACTGTTCAATTTGACCGACTGTGAATTTCTCATGCACCGAGCAGTGCCCTTTCCATAAGATGACGCGGACGTCTTGGTCCTCCCCGTCAAAAACGAGTTCGTCGCGAATCGGATCCCAAATCGCCATCTGCTCTAACGGAATTCCGAGCGCATGTGCCGTATTGCGACCGAGATGTTGATCCGGCAGGAAGAATAAGATGTCTCGTTCAGCAAGCGCCCACTCGACCATCTGGACAGCGTTCGATGACGTCACCGTCGCCCCACCGTGACGACCGACGAATGCTTTGATCGCTGCCGTCGAATTGACATACGTCAACGGTAAAATCGACTCCCCGAATCGTTCCGTCAAGATCGTAAAAGCACGCTCCGTTTGCGTATCATTTGCCATATCCGCCATCGAACAGCCAGCACGCATGTCAGGCAAAACGACCGTATGCGACGCATCGGTTAGCATATCTGCCGTCTCTGCCATGAAGTGGACACCACAAAAGACTGTATATTCCGCTTCTGTCATCTGCTTCGCGACTTGCGCGAGCTGGAGCGAATCTCCCATCGCATCCGCGAACTGGACGACTTCATCCTTTTGGTAGTGGTGGGCAGGTAAGAATAAGCGACTGCCCATCCGTTCTTTGACCCCTTCGATGATCGCGATCAAGTCTGCTTCTGATTGCTGTAAGTATGACGCCGGAATTCCCTCGTGACGTAATAGATCAAATGACATCTTTTTTTCCTCCTTCGATTTTCATGCTGATATCGAGTGCTGTTGCTGAATGAGTAAGTGCTCCAAGTGAGATGACGTCTGCTCCGCTATCCGCGAAGTCCGATAATGTGTCTACCGTGATCCCACCGGATAGTTCGATTGTGATATGCGGTGGAATCAATTGCCGGAGCTGTTTAATTTCTGCTGGCGTCCGATTATCGAGCATGATGATATCGACTTTTGCAGCCACTGCCTCCAGTACTTCCGCTTCCGTCTCGACTTCGACTTCGATTGGTGTCGTATGACCCGCGACACGTTTTGCTCGCGCCACCGCCTCTGTGATCGATCCCGCGACTGTGATGTGGTTATCCTTGATCATGACGGCGTCATCGAGACGTCCGCGATGACTATATCCACCCCCGACGCGAACGGCATGTTTTTCGAGCATTCGTAATCCAGGGGTCGTCTTGCGTGTATCCGTGATTCGGATTCGTCCTGCTGCTACCTCGACCGCTTGACGTGTCTTCGTCGCAATCCCGGATAAGCGTTGCACTAGGTTCAAGGCGACCCGTTCTCCGCTTAAAATGTCCTGTAACGAACCAGACCACTCGGCAAGGAGTGTTCCTCGCGTGACGATCGTCCCTTCCGCTACATGAATCGTCACGTCGACTTGTAAGAGATGCGCCATCTCCTGAATGATGTCTACTCCGCAAAAGACACCGTCTTCCTTTGCTAAAAAACGACCGGTCCCGCGTTCTTGTCCCGTCAGACATCCTTCACTCGTGATATCCCACTGTCCGATATCCTCGATTAAAAATGCCTCCAGTTGTTGCCGTAACTGCCATTTGTTCAACGTTCTCATCCTCTCCTGTCAATCGACTCCTTGCTCCTTCAAGCAACAGACATGCCGCTACGTGACGTAATCGATTTTCTTCCGCTTCCTGTCCGGATTCGTCTAACGTCCAGCGTTTTAACTCTTCTAAACTATCTTCTATTTGCTTAACATCCATTTCGACACCAATGACCTGCGATAGACGGTCTGTTACGGAACGAAGTGTTCCTGGACGTCGTTTCACTTGTTTTACTGCAAGTTTCGGTAACAACTTAAGCTGTTCTGCTACTGCTTTCCCCATGACGACACATTCAAGGAGCGAGTTCGACGCCAGACGATTTCGACCGTGTAGTCCAATCGATGCTGTCTCGCCGACCGCGTAAAGTCCTTCGACATGCGTCTGCCCCGTCAGATCCGTTTCGATCCCGCCCATTAAGAAATGGATGCCTGGTGCGATTTCAACGAGATCCGGATTTATGTTCAGTTTTTCACATTTTTCGACAAACGTTGGAAACCGTTTTGTCCGATCGATGACGTTTGACGTATCGAGATAGACTGGTTCACGTTTTCGCACCTCATGGATTCGTTTTGCGACTTCATCTCGCGCCGCTAAATCTTGCATCGGATGATCCGCCATAATCCGGTCGCCATTTTTCGTTACAAGCGTCGCTCCTGCACCTCGCAATGCTTCCGTGATCAAACCTTCCGAACGACCTGCATGAACGAGTACCGTCGGATGGTGCTGAATATAACCGAGATCACGAATCGTCGCCCCCGCTTCAAAGGCGAGCGCAATCCCGTCTCCTTGAATCGATGGATCATTCGTCGACGCCGCGAATAATCCACCCACTCCACCGGTCGCGAGAATCGTTGCGCGCGCCACAATCTCGATCGGCTCTCCATGGCTATATCCGACTGCACCTACTACCTGCCCATTTACTTGAATCAACTCTGTGATACGCGTCTGCTCGAGAATCGGAAATGGTACCCGCGGCATCAACGTCTCCATGATCCGTTTACCAGTCTCGTCGCCGCCACAGTGATAAATCCGAGGCAAACGATGTGCTCCTTCACGACCGAGCAAAAACTCTCCTTCGGACTGATCGAATGGAACGCCTTGTCGTAACAAAAATTCCATCGCCTCGGTTCCCGATCGGGTGACGTAATCGACGACGGACGGATTGATATGCCCTTTTGCTGCTTGGCACGTATCTTCAAAGTGACCACGATGATTGACTTCTGCATAAGCGGAAGCAATCCCACCTTGTGCTCGGACGGAATTCGTCTCAAACCGCGAACCTTTCGAGACGAGTAATGCGTCCATCCCTGATGGAAGATGCAGGGCGACTGAAATTGCGGCAAGTCCTGTTCCAATGATCAACACATCCGTCTCAAGCCGTTTATGTAAAGACATATGTTTTACACCTCTATATCTAAATGTTTACTATTGACTTGACAATAAGTTTGGCATACTTTTAGCTGAGTGACAAGACGAAAGGACAGGATTTTTTCATGATCTATCTCGATTACGCAGCGACGACTCCGCTGCATCCACAAGCACTCGATCATTATCAACAAGCCGCTCAGTCGTTCTACGGCAACAGTTCTTCTCTTCATGACATCGGTGGGAACGCTGAACGTTTACTCGAACGAGCCCGTCAGTATCTGATGCAACAATTGGCTCAACAAGAAGGAACCGTCATCTTTACAGGGAGTGGATCTGAAGCAAACTACATCGCGTTGACCCATCTGATGCGACAGAGTAACAAATCAGTTGTCTTGACACTTCGATGTGAACACGACTCGGTCTTGCTTCCGCTAGCGCGCTGGGCACAAGAAACACGGCACCTTTCTTTATTACCGGACGGAACGTTCGATTGGGAACAATTCGTCACAGCTTGTACGGATGAAATCGGCGTTGTCTCGATTCAACATGTCAATTCGGATACGGGGTTTCGTTTTCCGGTCGAACGGATTGCAGCATATTGTCAATCGCGCGGGATTCTGTTTCATTGCGATGGTGTCCAAGGATTTTTAAAAGATGCAATCAACATCGACGCTTTTGATGCCTACACAATGAGTAGTCATAAAGTGTATGGACCAAAAGGATTGGGCGCTTTGTATTTACGGCGTCCGCTCTTCAGCCCTTATTACGAGGGACATCACGAATTCGGAATCCGCCCAGGCACAGTGGACGTTCCAGGAATTGCCGCCTTCATCGCTGCCTGTGAAGCGTCTCGCTTCGAAAATCCAGGAATCCAAGATTCAAGCCGTCGATTTCGTGGTATGCTAAAAAAAACATTGTCTTCGTCTCGTTACACGATCATCGAGTCGCCGACACAACTCGCTTCCATCTGCGCCATCCATACGAAGCAACGGGATGGTCAATACGCATTGCTCGCCTTGAATCGTGCTGGAATCGCGGTTTCCGCTGGTAGTGCCTGCCGGGCTGGAGAAAACGGTCCGAATGCGACATTACGTGCCATCGGCTTTGACGAATCAGCGGCTCACGGGTTGATACGACTCAGTTTTGGAAGACAGACGACGAACGAAGAAATCGAACAGTGCATTGATGTGTTGAACACGATCTCATGACACTGAAGAAAGGTAGGAGACATGATGGGGAAACGCATCTCCGGAGAAGAACGCCGGAAATCATTACTTCGTATGATTGAGGAAAGTGAGCAACCTGTCACGGGAACGGCACTGGCGAAACAAGCAGGTGTCAGTCGCCAAGTGATCGTGCAGGATTTATCATTGTTAAAGGCAAAAGGATATCCTGTCATCGCGACAGCTCGTGGTTATTTCATCAATGATCCGGAAGTCGACGGTTCAAAATTACGTCGCAAGATCGTTTGCCGTCACGGCATCGATCAGTTAAAGGATGAGTGTGACGCCATCGTTGACGAAGGGGTCGTCGTCCGCGATGTCATCATCGAACATCCCGTCTACGGCTTCATCACTGGAGAATTGATGCTAAAGAGCCGCCGAGACGTCCGTGTATTGCTAGAGCAGCTAAAAGAGACGCAAGCCACTCCGCTCTCGAGCCTGACGGACGGAGTCCATATCCACACGCTGGAGGCGGATCATGAAGACGCACTGGAAGCAGCCATTGCGAAACTCGATCGTCTCGGAATTCTCGTTTCAGAGCTCGATGTCTGAACATAAAAAAACCGCCTATTCCAAAGGAATAAGCGGTTTTTTTATCGTTCAATCGGTTCAAGTCGTGTCTCCGGCATCGTAGATGGCGGATCGAACGTTGCTAAGACTTTGCGGACGCGTCGGTTTTCGATATGCAAGACGGTCAACGTGACACGTTCATAACGCATCGCCGTTCCGACGTCCGGTAATTGTCCGCTCCCCTCCATGATCCATCCCCCAAGTGACTGGGCATCGGTGTCCGGCATCGTCAATTGAAATTGCTGACAGAAGTCTTCAATGTCATACTCCGCTAGACATTCGTATTGCTCTGGACCAATCCGTTTCGTATATTCCAACGATTCATCGTGTTCATCCCAAATCTCCCCGACGATTTCTTCTAAAATATCCTCAAGGGTGATCAAACCTGCCGTCCCTCCGAACTCATCAAGGACGACTGCCATATGGGACTGCTTGACTTTGAGTTCCGGTAATAAATCCATCAATCGTGTCTGTAGGACGACGAACGATACCGGTCGAATCCATTCTCGGATATCAACGGAGCCGTTCTTCACGTATGCACGCAGAAAGTCCCGCTCCGATAATACACCGATGACGTGATCAATCGAATCCTTATAGACCGGTAGACGAGAATAGCCGCCCTTCTGGACTTCTGCAAGGATGTCTTCGAGCCGCGCATCGATATCAATCGCTTGAATGTCCATCCGTGGCGTCAACGCATCCTCGACCGTCGCATGTTGAAAATCAACTGCTTGATGAACGAGTTCAGCCTCTGCAAGCCCCATGATGCCCTCTTCCTGACTGATATCAACAAGTGCCTTGAGTTCCTGTTCGGTCACGAGCGGTCCTTTCGGATCTGCTCCAATCAACCGAAGCGCAAACTGACGTAAGCGAAGTAACAGAAAAACGAGCGGTCGAAAGCACAGTAAGAAGAAACGCAGTGGACGTCCGATCAATAACACGTAACGTTCCGTATGTTCACGAGCATACGACTTCGGTATCAATTCTCCGAACAACAGCAACAGGAAAAACAGCGCAAGAAAGGCAACGGTTTGTGTTGCGATCGTCTCGACGAACTGGATGATCCACCAGCCACCAAATAAGATAAAGGCGACGTTGACGATCGTATTCCCAATCAAAATCGACGTCAGTGTCTCTTCGTAGCGTTGAAGTAAACGAAATACACGGGACGCACGCGCGTCCCCTGCTTCCGATTGGTGCAACAACCGCAACCGATTGACACTCGCGAGTGCTGTCTCGGCTGAGGAAAAGAACGCGGATAACATGAGAATCGGAATTAACCAAACGAATGAAATCATGGGCAATGGGTCCACGATGCTTTCACACTCCGTTTCCTAATGGAATGAATCGCTTAGAATGATGACTCGACGAATTCGAACTCGAAATCACGGATTCGAACGACATCGCCGTCGATCGCACCAAGACGACGTAACTCTTCGTCGACACCCATTTGACGCAGTGTCCGAGCGAAACGTTTAATCGATTCTTCACGCATGA
This region includes:
- the nadA gene encoding quinolinate synthase NadA; this encodes MSFDLLRHEGIPASYLQQSEADLIAIIEGVKERMGSRLFLPAHHYQKDEVVQFADAMGDSLQLAQVAKQMTEAEYTVFCGVHFMAETADMLTDASHTVVLPDMRAGCSMADMANDTQTERAFTILTERFGESILPLTYVNSTAAIKAFVGRHGGATVTSSNAVQMVEWALAERDILFFLPDQHLGRNTAHALGIPLEQMAIWDPIRDELVFDGEDQDVRVILWKGHCSVHEKFTVGQIEQFRKTDPERKILVHPECSHEVVAASDLNGSTAYIIQQIEQAAPGTKWAIGTEMNLVNRLATTYPDLDIVSLNPFMCPCLTMNRIDLPHLAWALEQVEAGEPVNVIKVDAETTRHAVLALERMLERS
- the nadC gene encoding carboxylating nicotinate-nucleotide diphosphorylase, which produces MNKWQLRQQLEAFLIEDIGQWDITSEGCLTGQERGTGRFLAKEDGVFCGVDIIQEMAHLLQVDVTIHVAEGTIVTRGTLLAEWSGSLQDILSGERVALNLVQRLSGIATKTRQAVEVAAGRIRITDTRKTTPGLRMLEKHAVRVGGGYSHRGRLDDAVMIKDNHITVAGSITEAVARAKRVAGHTTPIEVEVETEAEVLEAVAAKVDIIMLDNRTPAEIKQLRQLIPPHITIELSGGITVDTLSDFADSGADVISLGALTHSATALDISMKIEGGKKDVI
- a CDS encoding L-aspartate oxidase; translated protein: MSLHKRLETDVLIIGTGLAAISVALHLPSGMDALLVSKGSRFETNSVRAQGGIASAYAEVNHRGHFEDTCQAAKGHINPSVVDYVTRSGTEAMEFLLRQGVPFDQSEGEFLLGREGAHRLPRIYHCGGDETGKRIMETLMPRVPFPILEQTRITELIQVNGQVVGAVGYSHGEPIEIVARATILATGGVGGLFAASTNDPSIQGDGIALAFEAGATIRDLGYIQHHPTVLVHAGRSEGLITEALRGAGATLVTKNGDRIMADHPMQDLAARDEVAKRIHEVRKREPVYLDTSNVIDRTKRFPTFVEKCEKLNINPDLVEIAPGIHFLMGGIETDLTGQTHVEGLYAVGETASIGLHGRNRLASNSLLECVVMGKAVAEQLKLLPKLAVKQVKRRPGTLRSVTDRLSQVIGVEMDVKQIEDSLEELKRWTLDESGQEAEENRLRHVAACLLLEGARSRLTGEDENVEQMAVTATTGGIFNRGYRTVGYHE
- a CDS encoding cysteine desulfurase family protein, with the protein product MIYLDYAATTPLHPQALDHYQQAAQSFYGNSSSLHDIGGNAERLLERARQYLMQQLAQQEGTVIFTGSGSEANYIALTHLMRQSNKSVVLTLRCEHDSVLLPLARWAQETRHLSLLPDGTFDWEQFVTACTDEIGVVSIQHVNSDTGFRFPVERIAAYCQSRGILFHCDGVQGFLKDAINIDAFDAYTMSSHKVYGPKGLGALYLRRPLFSPYYEGHHEFGIRPGTVDVPGIAAFIAACEASRFENPGIQDSSRRFRGMLKKTLSSSRYTIIESPTQLASICAIHTKQRDGQYALLALNRAGIAVSAGSACRAGENGPNATLRAIGFDESAAHGLIRLSFGRQTTNEEIEQCIDVLNTIS
- a CDS encoding transcription repressor NadR — its product is MGKRISGEERRKSLLRMIEESEQPVTGTALAKQAGVSRQVIVQDLSLLKAKGYPVIATARGYFINDPEVDGSKLRRKIVCRHGIDQLKDECDAIVDEGVVVRDVIIEHPVYGFITGELMLKSRRDVRVLLEQLKETQATPLSSLTDGVHIHTLEADHEDALEAAIAKLDRLGILVSELDV
- a CDS encoding hemolysin family protein, whose translation is MISFVWLIPILMLSAFFSSAETALASVNRLRLLHQSEAGDARASRVFRLLQRYEETLTSILIGNTIVNVAFILFGGWWIIQFVETIATQTVAFLALFFLLLLFGELIPKSYAREHTERYVLLIGRPLRFFLLCFRPLVFLLLRLRQFALRLIGADPKGPLVTEQELKALVDISQEEGIMGLAEAELVHQAVDFQHATVEDALTPRMDIQAIDIDARLEDILAEVQKGGYSRLPVYKDSIDHVIGVLSERDFLRAYVKNGSVDIREWIRPVSFVVLQTRLMDLLPELKVKQSHMAVVLDEFGGTAGLITLEDILEEIVGEIWDEHDESLEYTKRIGPEQYECLAEYDIEDFCQQFQLTMPDTDAQSLGGWIMEGSGQLPDVGTAMRYERVTLTVLHIENRRVRKVLATFDPPSTMPETRLEPIER